In Nicotiana tabacum cultivar K326 chromosome 2, ASM71507v2, whole genome shotgun sequence, the following proteins share a genomic window:
- the LOC107832170 gene encoding large ribosomal subunit protein eL24 isoform X2, whose product MTELCRFSGGKIYPGRGIRFIRSDSQVFLFLNSKCKRYIHNRLKPSKLTWTAMYRKQHKKDIAQEAVKKRRRATKKPYSRSIVGATLEVIQKKRTERPEVRDAAREAALREIKERIKKTKDEKKAKKAEVMAKSQKGGGKGNVSKGAAGKGPKLGGGGGKR is encoded by the exons at GACGGAACTCTGTCGTTTCAGCGGTGGCAAGATATACCCGGGGAGGGGCATCAGATTTATTCGTTCAGATTCTCAG GTGTTCCTGTTTCTTAACTCAAAATGCAAGAGATACATCCACAACCGCCTGAAGCCTTCCAAGCTTACATGGACAGCCATGTACAGGAAGCAGCACAAGAAG GATATTGCACAAGAAGCTGTCAAGAAGAGGAGACGCGCCACAAAAAAGCCTTACTCTAGGTCCATTGTGGGTGCAACCTTGGAGGTAATCCAGAAGAAGAGAACTGAAAGGCCAGAAGTTCGAGATGCTGCTAGGGAGGCTGCTCTTCG TGAAATCAAGGAAAGAATCAAGAAGACAAAGGATGAAAAGAAGGCTAAGAAAGCAGAGGTGATGGCAAAGTCACAGAAAGGTGGAGGGAAGGGTAATGTGTCAAAGGGAGCTGCAGGAAAAGGCCCTAAGCTTGGCGGCGGCGGTGGAAAACGCTAA
- the LOC107832170 gene encoding large ribosomal subunit protein eL24 isoform X1, giving the protein MVLKTELCRFSGGKIYPGRGIRFIRSDSQVFLFLNSKCKRYIHNRLKPSKLTWTAMYRKQHKKDIAQEAVKKRRRATKKPYSRSIVGATLEVIQKKRTERPEVRDAAREAALREIKERIKKTKDEKKAKKAEVMAKSQKGGGKGNVSKGAAGKGPKLGGGGGKR; this is encoded by the exons ATGGTTCTCAA GACGGAACTCTGTCGTTTCAGCGGTGGCAAGATATACCCGGGGAGGGGCATCAGATTTATTCGTTCAGATTCTCAG GTGTTCCTGTTTCTTAACTCAAAATGCAAGAGATACATCCACAACCGCCTGAAGCCTTCCAAGCTTACATGGACAGCCATGTACAGGAAGCAGCACAAGAAG GATATTGCACAAGAAGCTGTCAAGAAGAGGAGACGCGCCACAAAAAAGCCTTACTCTAGGTCCATTGTGGGTGCAACCTTGGAGGTAATCCAGAAGAAGAGAACTGAAAGGCCAGAAGTTCGAGATGCTGCTAGGGAGGCTGCTCTTCG TGAAATCAAGGAAAGAATCAAGAAGACAAAGGATGAAAAGAAGGCTAAGAAAGCAGAGGTGATGGCAAAGTCACAGAAAGGTGGAGGGAAGGGTAATGTGTCAAAGGGAGCTGCAGGAAAAGGCCCTAAGCTTGGCGGCGGCGGTGGAAAACGCTAA